A portion of the Pseudopipra pipra isolate bDixPip1 unplaced genomic scaffold, bDixPip1.hap1 HAP1_SCAFFOLD_84, whole genome shotgun sequence genome contains these proteins:
- the LOC135408912 gene encoding uncharacterized protein LOC135408912, whose translation MWTTKKFTDLQPRKWLSSWQRKHKVDNWQTQAAAQEEEKSASSAAAAAEQVRAAGAESQAAAPRSPRGRGRAVLGTLQRVARAARSRLAVGMRRRGQKPEPQREVEQGREAARAGTSAAAGSERQDSALQSPCCPPSPFPSHLEALRGQWAGAAAGAVLPVAEREDQACSEDESLWDISSLFELSTGDESPEESWSSGQECSSGSLPCQAWAEPGSSQAGTTPVHGPGLSLTSPSTRAKTPTPDGFPDRCALSPLPSDLEALSGQWAGTAAEAVLPVAASEDGACCEELSDICSLLELPQEERSGDQRWRRREKRLPVPMPREAWSEPWGLQVPTATARAPVRPCLGSPSTRPQAPSPDACPPSPSPSQLSAPSGQWAGLPHVSRESRGQENADPPLSPEEDSHGEELSENKGQGVQIYTIWVKPSLIPVLLEPQPAGPEGPKCPCVICAEAAQEAVGDPRGTSPAPAAPRHSRPTAAAPQRPTGCCPAVLDTLQRTARATLSRIAAVIRRRGRRPGEQQHPAQGMDAAMLAIRATSDLSLRAWDIPRPRLAAQGGGSASCGMQTGLKCGEAAGSGVVRELLAGAGWSVCEGKAGEPCAGHRRLQVVAASRSQLCAPCAAVLGAPGNGPL comes from the exons ATGTGGACGACGAAGAAGTTCACCGACTTGCAGCCACGCAAGTGGCTGTCGAGCTGGCAGAGGAAGCACAAG gtggacaactggcagacgcaggcagcagcgcaggaagaggagaagagcgcctcttctgctgctgccgcagctgagcaggtgagagcagcaggggcagagagccaggcagctgccccacgCAGCCCCagaggccgcggccgcgctgtgctgggcaccctgcAGCGCGTGGCACGCGCCGCCCGCAGCAGGCTGGCGGTTGGGATGCGGCGACGTGGCCAGAAGCCGGAGCCACAGAGGGAGGTGGAACAAGGTAgggaggcagccagagcaggaacatccgcagcagcagggtcagagaggcaggactctgccctgcaaagcccctgctgtccccccagccccttcccaagccatCTGGAAGCCCTCCGTGGGCAGTGGgccggggcagcagcgggggcagtgctgccagtggcagagagggaggacCAGGCCTGCTCCGAGGACGAGAgcctctgggacatctccagcctcttcgAGCTGTCAACGGGGGATGAAAgcccagaggaaagctggagcagTGGGCAAGAATGtagctcagggtccctcccgtgccaggcatgggcagagcccgggAGCTCTCAAGCAGGCACAACCCCAGTCCACGGCCCAGGGCTCAGTCTCACAAGCCCTTCCACCAGGGCAAAGACCCCCACCCCGGACGGCTTTCCAGACCGCTGCGCCCTCAGCCCCTTGCCAAGTGACCTGGAAGCtctcagtgggcagtgggcagggacagcagccgaGGCCGTCCTGCCAGTGGCAGCGAGCGAGGATGGGGCGTGCTGCGAGGAGCTCtcagacatctgcagcctcctagaGCTGCCCCAAGAAGAACGCAGCGGAGACcaaaggtggaggaggagagaaaagaggctccccgtgcccatgccACGGGAGGCATGGTCAGAGCCCTGGGGCCTTCAAGTGCCCACAGCGACAGCCCGTGCCCCAGTTCGCCCGTGCCTCGGCAGCCCTTCCACCAGGCCACAGGCCCCGAGCCCGGacgcctgcccccccagcccctcgccaagccagctgtcagctcccagtgggcagtgggcagggctccCGCACGTCTCCAGGGAGTCCCGAGGGCAAGAAAACGCAGACCCACCGCTGTCCCCGGAAGAAGACAGCCACGGCGAGGAGCTGTCAGAGAACAAAGGGCAAGGCGTCCAAATATACACCATCTGGGTCAAGCCCTCCCTCATtccggtgctgctggagcctcagcctgctggcccgGAAGGGCCCAAATGTCCCTGCGTCATCTGCGCAGAGGCGGCCCAAGAGGCAGTCGGGGACCCGCGCGGCACATCTCCTGCCCCGGCGGCTCCCAGGCACAGCCGGCCAACGGCTgctgccccgcagcgccccacaggctgctgccccgcCGTGCTGGACACGCTGCAGCGCACGGCACGTGCCACCCTGAGCAGGATCGCAGCTGTGATCCGGCGACGGGGCCGGCGGccgggggaacagcagcacccGGCTCAAGGCATGGATGCAGCCATGCTg GCAATTCGAGCCACAAGTGACTTGTCTCTCCGAGCCTGGGACATCCCGCGGCCacggctggctgcccagggcggtgGCAGCGCCAGCTGCGGGATGCAGACAGGGCTGAAGTGCGGGGAGGCCGCGGGCAGCGGGGTCGTGCGGGAGCTGTTGGCTGGGGCCGGCTGGAGCGTCTGTGAGGGGAAAGCGGGGGAGCCTTGTGCCGGGCACAGGCGGTTGCAAGTAGTTGCAGCCAGCCGCAGCCAGTTGTGCGCCCCCTGCGCTGCCGTCCTCGGGGCGCCGGGAAACGGCCCATTGTGA